In Embleya scabrispora, the DNA window ACGCCCAGGCCCGTCCCGATGCCCTGGGTCAGGGTCGTCTTGCCCGCGCCCAGGCCGCCGGACAACACCAGCAGGTCGCCCGCCCGCAACACCTTCGCCAACCGGGCGCCCAGCGCGCGCGTGTCCGCGCCGCCGGCGACCGTCACGGTCACACTTCGCACCACTTCAGCACTCCCACCACGCCGGTCCGTCGGCCCGAACCGCCTCGGACCCCACCGTCGTCCCGAATCCGCCCGCGGCTCGGGACCCCTGCACGGGATCACTCTCCGTCAGGATCCCGACCCGCGTCGAATCCGACCGGTGCGGACGATTCGCCGCGCCCGCGCCCACCGGATTTCCCGACGCGCCCACCGGGCGCGCTCGTGGCACGCGCGAGCAGCCCGCGCAGCGCCGCGTTCACCACCTCCGGATGCTCCAGCGGGGTCAGGTGTCCGGAGTCCGGCACGATCAGCAACTCGGCACCGGGCAGCGCCTCCTTGATCGCCTCGCTGTGCGAGGCGGGCGCGATCAGGTCGCCCTCCCCGGCCACCACCAGCGTCTCCACCGATTCCAGCGCCGGCAGCGCGGCCAGCTTGTCGTGCGTCTCGAACGCGGGGAAGAACTCGGCGATCACGTCGATCGGCGTGCCCGAGATCATCCGGTCGGTGAACCGCACCAGGGTGGGGTCCACCTCCGAGTCGAAGGCGTATCGCTCGGTGAACAGGTACACCAGGTCGCGGGCCGCGCGCCGGCCCGCCTCCACCAGCGCGGCGCGCCGGCCGAGGGTACGCAGCAGCCCCGGCGCGATCCGGTGCACCAACCGGGCCCCGGCCGCCGGGATGCCCAGCGTCACCGTCGCCCAGCGGCCCGCCGACGTGTTCATCAGCGCGACGCCGATCACCCGCTCCCCGAACAGCTCGGGGTGCTGGTCGGCGAGCGCCATGATGGTCATCCCGCCCATCGAGTGGCCGAGCAGCACCAGGGGCCCCTCGGGCGCGAGCTCGCCGAGCACGGTGTACAGGTCGGCGCCGAGGTGGTCGATCGTCGAGGTCTCCGGCGCGCCGCGACCGGAGCGGCCGTGGCTGCGCTGGTCGTAGAACACCAGCCGGTATTCGTCGCGCAACGCGGCCCGCTGGTAGT includes these proteins:
- a CDS encoding alpha/beta fold hydrolase yields the protein MTTPLPATPVPAASGAGRALGRRAGILGAAVGVLAAGAAAGVAIERMTVGRAFRRRTEAQLDALAEFGTLRGEPHLITADDGVELYAEVDGDRDAPVTVVLCHGYCLDMDCWHYQRAALRDEYRLVFYDQRSHGRSGRGAPETSTIDHLGADLYTVLGELAPEGPLVLLGHSMGGMTIMALADQHPELFGERVIGVALMNTSAGRWATVTLGIPAAGARLVHRIAPGLLRTLGRRAALVEAGRRAARDLVYLFTERYAFDSEVDPTLVRFTDRMISGTPIDVIAEFFPAFETHDKLAALPALESVETLVVAGEGDLIAPASHSEAIKEALPGAELLIVPDSGHLTPLEHPEVVNAALRGLLARATSAPGGRVGKSGGRGRGESSAPVGFDAGRDPDGE